aaacaaaaagcTATAttagttacatatacatattagaaCAGGCCGTATAAAATTGGTGTATATTTATAGTTCACGGCTTATGAACCCGTTGCttctaaatatattatacatacttatTAAATAAACTACAATGTACACTTATCTAGTTTTCCacacatacattatatataggtttaatatatagaaaaataactCCCTGATTCATCCagaacaattgcaaagtaattgTCAGCAACCAACTTTAAGCAACGAAGAGTCATTTAATGCAAAACTTGCTTGCAAATGAATTCATAACTCCCAAAGAAACAATAAACGAACCTTTGTGTTAAGATTGCTTTTTGAACTTCTTTAGAATAGGGAATATCTTGTCAAACGCTTCATAGATTTCCTGTCGTACTTTTGCACCAGTCAGCACCACTTTACCGGACACGAAAATTAGCAGCACAATACGAGGTCGAACCATTCGATAAATTAGACCGGGAAATAACTCCGGTTCATAAGAACTGAAATTGCAATGGGTAAGTACAAGACCTTCCAGACGTATAGGAAACTTCACATCACATGATCCGACCATGTTTTGGATTTTGAAATCACGAAATTTAGCCTGCAGAAGTGCAAGTATTAGCAATTATTCTTCATTATCATAGTCAACAGTATCAAATACCTGAAATCCTAATTTTTGAATGATTCGTGCATACTTTCTTGCTGCCAATCTAGAGTCATCCTCACTCTTTGCACCGGTACATACCATTTTGCCCGAGGAGAAAATTAGTGCTGTTGTACGTGGCTCACGAATTCGCATAATAACCGCGGCAAAACGCTTGGGATTATACTCTGCATTACGTGCATGCAGCgctatttttttcaaatccaATTTACAACACAAATTCACTGTTGAAACTATGTTCCTAAAATGTAcacacaaaataatattaaatggaTACACATTTCATATACATAGTTAGTTTTTAGGTATACTTACTGTAGTTGGGGAACAATTCCGGGGTCAGCGGAACCAGGTGTCATTGGTGTCATAGGAGTGGCAGGGCCCATTGTTTGATGTATATTACTAAGATTTTCCGCTCGTTCACTCATCGGTACCATTGGTGACATCAAACTTTGCTgttgaacaaaataaaattattagtaaAACTGCATATATCTCGATATCTACAGCATCTACTTACGGGTGTTTGGGGTTGCATTAAACTTTGTGGCGTCCCACCATTTGTCATTAGAGAACTGGAACTTTGAAACGATTGCATTTGTTTATGCGCCGTGGGCAAAGTGGGATGCGAACTGCCAAGCATATTAGAGCTATTTACAGTTGCCGGTGAGTTTCCACTATTCATTAAAGAAGGCATTCCCATGTGATTTAAGTCATGCGTATCCGCGGCAGGGTGATAAACAGGATTAGGTACAATCTGTTGATCTGCATCCATTTGGTGAAGCGGTGTTGCAGAAATGCTGGGAATGGAAAACCCCGGACTCAGCATTTGATCCATTTTGTGATTATTATGAAAACACTTTGTAGTGAAGTAAAATTCGTTGTTTTTTAAGGTATCTAGTTACAAGCCTTCCTATATGCAAAGAACAAATATACAAAGTTAACTTATCCAAACACTTAAATTCCGCTATAACATAGTAGCAAAGTTTCGAGAATTCACTTAACACCTTCAGTCACAGACCGACTCAAATGCACAAAACAATGTTTgacacaatttaaattttttttgctgattTGATATTAAATTATCGTGCACAATTTTGACAAAACACTGAAAGTtcacatatttaatataattcttatttttcacataactaTTGtagatacaaatatacttattaaTTCATTGTATTTGGGTGTCagttaaaaatttaacataaacgTAAGGACGTGCGTAATGCAGAgactacatagctcgcgtatgcgaatgcgaatgcggaAGCGAAAAAATACGCTTGACTGAGTATATATCGAGCAACTTCATAAATGAGCTTTTGAttgcgttgacagctgtgtacaaggtgATCATTGTGACGGCCGAATAATTGTGATCAGCACAActctaagaagaagaagaacgctCATTtggaaatacaacaaaaacttataaacgtcaattgaatttttacatTGGTTGTGAGCGAAAAAAAACGacgaaaataattgaataagtTATTTATAAATCAATTGTAAAGTGATATTGTGAAACAGCACCAAAGAAAAACAATCATGGGCTCCGAAGATACAGATATAAGTTCTGGAGATAGAATCCAAAAAGGTttccaaataaattatatgattCTCCGCGATGCGGATTCTGGAAAAGTAATTTGGCAAGAGAACAAGGATTTCTCTTCACCAGATGTGGAACATGAAGCGCGTGTACCTATCAAAATATTGGATTTACGAGCCGTGTCCCGTGAAATCAACTTCAGCACCGTTGAACCAATGGAAAATTTTCGACTCGATCAAAAGGTGCTCTTCAAAGGACGCATAATGGAAGAATGGTTTTTCGAAATGGGTTGGGTAGGAGCAAACACTACAAATACTTGGCAATCGACAATTGAAGCTGCCCCTGAGTCCCAGATGATGCCAGCCAAGGTCTTAAATGGTAATGTCACAATCCAAACAAGTTTCTATGACAACGACACACTTATCACCAAATCAATAGTGCGCCTATACTAcatttaagcaaaaaaacaacaattcacTATAAATCTGCCCACATCTTGGCATTCGAAACGAAAACGCCTTTTCATAAAACTGGATTTCCAAATAAATACTTTCGGTGACGCATTTAGGCAACTATATGCCAAGGCTATTTAACGTTACTGCATATATCGATTAAATGATTTCAAAATGTTTCCAAGAAGTTTAGGAAAGTGTAGAAATTACTTCATGCTCTAATGAGCTGATCTATTTAAGAGCCTAAGCATTTGTGCATTgcaattgttattaatttataagtAGATATAAAAGAGTGTTgtgtaatatatatacatacatttaatatgTAACTGAAATACAAAACCAAGTAAGTCGAAATGCAAAAGTTTATATCGTAACCATTTTATTCAtacgaatttaaatttttggctTGTGTCATGGCAAGTCCTATAGCTTCAAGTATTTTAACACAATGTACGCTAATTCTTTTACAAATAACGTTTGCAACTATTTATTGTCTTTATTATATAGTGCATATTTAACTTTGTAAATAACTAATGTATTGAAATAAGAAAAGACATAATTAAGAAAAACgctaataaatacaaataataatctTAATGATTTTAGCAATCAATTCATAAAGACggaaaaattaattgataaacGTTTTTTATTCAGAAGAAAGatggaaaaaatagtattaaaatgaAACAGAAAAACTAAAAGGGCGGATTTgctgatatatattttataaatactcaaaatatttgttatgatttttctaTGTATACATGCCTACAAACATACTCATTTTAGACTCCATTGTGAACATTTCGAGTAGCAGCatgtaagaagaagaagaagattattattgttaaattgtaaatacaaatattg
This portion of the Zeugodacus cucurbitae isolate PBARC_wt_2022May chromosome 3, idZeuCucr1.2, whole genome shotgun sequence genome encodes:
- the LOC105209704 gene encoding TATA-box-binding protein — its product is MDQMLSPGFSIPSISATPLHQMDADQQIVPNPVYHPAADTHDLNHMGMPSLMNSGNSPATVNSSNMLGSSHPTLPTAHKQMQSFQSSSSLMTNGGTPQSLMQPQTPQSLMSPMVPMSERAENLSNIHQTMGPATPMTPMTPGSADPGIVPQLQNIVSTVNLCCKLDLKKIALHARNAEYNPKRFAAVIMRIREPRTTALIFSSGKMVCTGAKSEDDSRLAARKYARIIQKLGFQAKFRDFKIQNMVGSCDVKFPIRLEGLVLTHCNFSSYEPELFPGLIYRMVRPRIVLLIFVSGKVVLTGAKVRQEIYEAFDKIFPILKKFKKQS
- the LOC105209707 gene encoding probable cGMP 3',5'-cyclic phosphodiesterase subunit delta; the encoded protein is MGSEDTDISSGDRIQKGFQINYMILRDADSGKVIWQENKDFSSPDVEHEARVPIKILDLRAVSREINFSTVEPMENFRLDQKVLFKGRIMEEWFFEMGWVGANTTNTWQSTIEAAPESQMMPAKVLNGNVTIQTSFYDNDTLITKSIVRLYYI